Proteins from a single region of Scatophagus argus isolate fScaArg1 chromosome 23, fScaArg1.pri, whole genome shotgun sequence:
- the camta2 gene encoding calmodulin-binding transcription activator 2 isoform X5 produces MKLKVQGMECLYGCYVHSSIVPTFHRRCYWLLQNPDIVLVHYLNVPSLEDSGKCSPLLCTVPDRHDSVRWSRDDLLNQLKPMFHSMKCSVASGDFSIEDLVQHILDRQRTKPQPRTHACLCNTAQVSSGMNIPHRCNSTKHRIISPKLPPSCRPSPASLPCEVGEAGRGGGGGEVNLPHLQPQSSPVPSPCPSSTSASSPPQPHRASIAMANHGNGFFDHRTNLATVALPQNAVIVMATTTAIAGGRGEGGGGGARGEEAGPGRSLSLTRSGQLLLSPALPPAAVKPASPSHPSSSSSPTPPSLPPPPSVQAPSVATLSLTLLPSPVIGGLLLTPSSSNTSSSICSPAPAAVTSPPSPPSSPSPPPLPSSPLPAFDPDSFLNSPKQGQTYGGPPPPSSSTPVLCSSSPLSPPSLALSLSPTSTPPSSVSPPSSLSSSSEAERRDSALPRSSSSSSPSPPSSSLPPSLSLSPSSVAPSLLPLCLELGALGEAAAVRGEEEEVAVDEEEVKERRGDDDDDDDESRAPPTKLALLQTSHAPSSSSPHQQTGSSAASLLLVCQDSVSQPVQSTNQPLPLVQSQPMFANAKANVASDTAVSSTPAVVAMDTTHLVTPPVQVKEESRRNYESEDACMDTHLEEEAAEPCERGGEELDISFDSQFPDLISDLITEEAHPVTARPAAVAAPNPAVFPTGVRYVVPPQPSPSSSFLPFPHPLPSSSSHRLASITDFSPEWSYPEGGVKVLITGPWTELSGRYSCVFDQSTVPASLIQPGVLRCYCPAHEAGLVCLQVLESGGSVSSSVLFEYRARNASSLPSSQLDWLSLDDNQFRMSILERLEQMERRMAEMAARDNNNSQRQQQQQQQQHGSQLATPPPPPLPEDHEQSSQWFERRIVGVCERMMRGGRWGGGGGGGERLHHSVRHRGMTLLHLAAAQGYTHLIHTLIHWRSVNSDSLDLEQEVDPLNIDHFSCTPLMWACALGHQRAAELLYSWNSSALGIPDSLGRLPLAVARSRGHTRLASALEELHTRISARDTHTPATPQLQLPPSPLSTSPDTGLSSSSSIPSPSDPSSPSPSSAYSSGPAPMDTSPSSPSSPSSLSSSLPVSPPSPSSLPLSSLPPVSMWGEEPNAGLSTGLNPGGSRDSPLYLMDYESACPPSIGHTHIYPHTHAAGGQRAHMAAALEEQLLSYSENAENEGEEEEYLEEEVLQVDMATLAEQIIEATPERIKQEDFPKGAESPLRERRDNPAIQDPWLATYLDTVDAHTHSPPRRVCPPSPLSALALQRLRPPSSAAWAEFLNASANGKMERDFALLTLTDGEQRELYEAARIIQNAFRRYKGRRLKEQQDMAAAVIQRCYRKYKQLTWIALKYALYKKMTQAAILIQSKFRSYYEQKRFQQSRRAAVLIQQYYRSYKEYERLKQAPRGAASHNPKIKGSFLTKKQDQAARKIMRFLRRCRHRIKELKQTRELERRGLTT; encoded by the exons ATGAAGCTGAAGGTCCAGGGCATGGag TGCCTGTATGGCTGCTACGTCCATTCCTCCATAGTGCCGACATTCCACAGACGATGCTACTGGCTGCTTCAG aaccCGGACATCGTGCTGGTCCACTACCTGAACGTGCCATCCCTGGAGGATTCTGGGAAATGCAGTCCGCTCCTGTGCACAGTGCCCGACCGCCATGACAGCGTGAGGTGGAGCCGAGACGACCTGCTGAACCAGCTGAAGCCCATGT tcCACAGCATGAAGTGTTCGGTGGCTTCGGGAGATTTCAGCATCGAGGATTTGGTTCAGCACATCCTCGACCGGCAGAGAACCAAACCACAGCCGCGCACACACGCCTGCCTCTGCAACACTGCCCAGG taTCTTCAGGGATGAACATTCCCCACCGCTGTAACAGCACCAAGCATCGCATCATCTCCCCCAAACTGCCTCCCTCATGCAGACCCTCCCCCGCCTCCCTGCCCTGTGAGGtgggggaggcagggagaggaggggggggcggAGAAGTCAACCTGCCCCACCTGCAGCCTCAAAGCAGCCCCGTGCCGTCTCCCTGCCCCTCGTCCAC CTCCGCCTCGTCTCCCCCGCAGCCTCACAGGGCCTCCATCGCCATGGCCAACCACGGCAACGGCTTTTTTGACCACCGTACCAACCTGGCCACGGTGGCGCTGCCCCAGAATGCGGTGATCGTCATGGCAACGACCACCGCCATCGcgggagggagaggggaaggaggaggaggtggggccagaggagaggaggcggGGCCAGGACGGAGCCTGTCACTCACCCGCTCCGGCCAGTTGCTGCTCTCCCCTGCCCTCCCCCCTGCTGCTGTCAAGCCCGCCTCCCCTTcacatccctcctcctcctcctcacccactCCCCCTTcactccctccccctccctctgtccaGGCACCATCAGTGGCCAccctctccctcaccctcctcccctcccccgtCATTGGCGGCCTGCTCCTCACCCCTTCCTCCTCCAACACCTCGTCGTCTATCTGTTCCCCTGCTCCTGCTGCCGtcacctcccctccctctcctccttcctcgcCCTCACCACCCCCGCTTCCCTCATCCCCTCTGCCAGCGTTTGACCCCGACTCCTTCCTCAACTCCCCCAAACAGGGTCAGACGTATGGTGgcccacctcctccctcctcctcaacCCCTGttctctgttcctcctcccccctctctcccccatcccttgcgctctctctctcccccacctcGACCCCTCCTTCCTCCGtgtctcccccctcctctctctcctcctcctctgaggcAGAGAGGCGAGACTCTGCTCTCCCTCGGTCCTCATCCTCGTCTTCCCCCTCTCCACCCTcatcctccctccccccctccctctccctgtctccctcctctgtggccccgtccctcctccccctctgcctgGAGCTGGGAGCTCTGggggaggcagcagcagtgagaggggaggaggaggaggtggcagtcgatgaagaggaggtgaaggagaggagaggagatgatgatgatgatgatgatgaaagcaGGGCTCCTCCCACCAAGCTGGCTCTGCTGCAG ACAAGCCACGCCCCCTCCAGCTCATCTCCGCACCAGCAAACAGGAAGTAGTGCTGCTTCGCTGCTCTTAGTTTGTCAGGACTCAGTAAGCCAACCCGTTCAGTCAACAAATCAGCCCCTGCCTCTGGTGCAGAGTCAGCCAATGTTTGCTAATGCTAAAGCTAACGTGGCGTCTGacactgctgtcagctccaCTCCTGCTGTTGTCGCCATGGATACCACTCATCTAGTGACGCCTCCAGTccaggtgaaggaggagagtAGACGGAACTACGAGTCAGAGGACGCCTGCATGGACACacacctggaggaggaggcggcggaGCCCTGCGAGCGGGGAGGGGAGGAGCTCGACATCTCCTTCGACAGCCAGTTTCCTGACCTCATCTCGGACCTCATCACAGAGGAGGCCCATCCTGTCACAGCTCGGCCCGCCGCTGTAGCCGCACCGAACCCAGCCGTGTTCCCTACGGGGGTCCGCTATGTGGTGCCCCCCCAGCCTTCaccctcttcttccttcctccccttTCCTCACCcgctgccctcctcctcctcacaccgTCTCGCCTCCATCACCGACTTCTCCCCAGAGTGGTCGTACCCCGAG ggTGGTGTGAAGGTATTGATCACAGGACCGTGGACTGAGCTGTCAGGTCGGTACTCGTGTGTTTTCGACCAGAGCACCGTGCCTGCTTCGCTGATCCAACCAGGAGTGCTGCGCTGCTACTGTCCag cCCACGAGGCCGGTCTGGTGTGTCTGCAGGTCCTGGAGTCCGGAGGTTCCGTCTCCTCTTCAGTCCTGTTCGAGTACCGAGCGAGGAACGCCAGCTCCCTGCCCAGCTCTCAGCTCGACTGGCTCTCATTGGACG atAATCAGTTCAGGATGTCTATCCTGGAGCGGTTGGAGCAGATGGAGCGTAGGATGGCGGAGATGGCCGCCcgtgacaacaacaacagccagcgacaacagcagcagcagcagcaacaacatggCAGCCAGCTGGCcacgcctcctcctccacctctgcctgaGGACCATGAACAG tccTCTCAGTGGTTCGAGAGGAGGATTGTGGGAGTGTGTGAGCGGATGATGAGGGGAGGACgatggggaggaggaggaggaggaggagagaggcttCATCACTCTGTCCGTCACCGTGGCATGACACTGCTGCACCTGGCTGCTGCACAGGGATACACACACCTGATACACACTCTGATCCACTGGag GAGTGTTAACAGCGACAGTTTGGACTTGGAACAGGAAGTTGATCCTCTCAACATCGACCACTTCTCCTGCACCCCGctg ATGTGGGCGTGTGCTCTTGGCCACCAGAGGGCAGCGGAGCTCCTGTACAGCTGGAACAGCTCAGCTTTGGGGATCCCTGATTCGTTGGGACGCCTGCCGCTCGCCGTGGCTCGCTCCCGAGGACACACCCGCCTCGCCTCGGCGCTGGAGGAGCTGCACACACGCATCAGTGCCAGGGACACGCACACGCCGGCCACACCACAACTGCAGCTGCCCCCGTCTCCACTGTCCACCAGCCCAGACACAG GCCTGAGCTCGTCCAGCAGCATCCCCTCCCCCAGTGACCCGTCCTCGCCCTCCCCGAGCTCCGCCTACTCCAGTGGCCCCGCCCCCATGGACacctccccttcctccccttcaTCTCCTTCCTCATTGTCTTCCTCACTGCctgtctcccctccctccccctcatccctccccctctcctcccttcctcctgtGTCCATGTGGGGGGAGGAGCCTAACGCCGGGCTGAGCACAG GTCTGAACCCTGGCGGTTCTAGAGACTCCCCTCTTTACCTCATGGACTACGAGAGCGCCTGTCCGCCCTCCATcggccacacacacatttacccacacacacacgcggcTGGTGGGCAGCGGGCGCACATGGCGGCGgcgctggaggagcagctgctgagctACAGCGAGAACGCAGAGAACgaaggcgaggaggaggagtacctggaggaggaggtgctgcag GTAGACATGGCAACACTGGCAGAGCAAATCATTGAGGCGACCCCAGAGCGAATCAAACAGGAGGACTTCCCCAAGGGGGCGGAGTCACCGCTCAGAGAGAGACGGGACAACCCGGCCATACAGGACCCCTGGCTGGCCACATACCTGGACACGGTCgacgcccacacacactccccacCCAG GCGGGTGTGCCCCCCGTCGCCCCTCAGTGCTCTGGCCCTCCAGAGGCTCCGCCCTCCGTCTTCTGCGGCGTGGGCCGAGTTCCTGAATGCCTCGGCCAAtgggaagatggagagagacttCGCCCTGCTGACGCTAACAGACGGAGAGCAGAGGGAGCTGTACGAGGCGGCGAGGATCATCCAGAACGCCTTCAGGAGATACAag ggtcGGAGGTTGAAGGAGCAGCAGGACATGGCTGCAGCCGTCATACAGAGATGCTACAGGAAGTACAAGCAG CTAACATGGATAGCTCTGAAG TATGCGCTGTATAAGAAGATGACCCAGGCGGCCATCTTGATCCAGTCCAAGTTCAGGTCGTACTACGAGCAGAAACGTTTCCAGCAGAGCCGGCGAGCGGCGGTGCTCATCCAGCAGTACTACCGCAGCTACAAGGAGTACGAGAGGCTCAAACAGGCTCCGAGAGGCGCCGCCAGCCACAACCCCAAGATCAA GGGGTCCTTCCTGACGAAGAAACAGGACCAGGCAGCGAGGAAGATCATGAGGTTCCTGAGACGCTGCAGACACAg gaTAAAAGAGCTGAAGCAGACgagggagctggagaggagaggactgACCACTTAA